DNA from Gemmatimonadaceae bacterium:
ACGCTCTCCAAGTCTAGCCACCGCGGCGCGACCCGCCTACGCTACAGAGACCATATGGGCATCGTCGAGACCGCAGACCTGACTGCACCCCCTGGCACTACACCCGTCCTGCTGTACGATGGCGACTGCGGGTTCTGCGCCCGGAGCGTGCAGTTCGTGCTCGCCCGAGAGGCACCGACGCGGCGAGCGGGCCTCCGCTTTGCCCCGTTACAGGGCACCTTCGGCCAGCAGGTGCGTCTGGCGCACCCGTCGCTCAACGGGGTGGATTCGGTGATCTGGTATGACCCAGCTCGTGACGTCACGCTGGTACGCAGCGCGGCCGGGCTGGCCGTGCTGCGCCATCTGGGCGGCTGGTGGGGGGTGCTCGGCGCGATTGGCCGGTGGGTGCCGCGCCCGCTGCGCGATGCCGTCTACAACGCCGTTGCCCGGAACCGGCACCGCCTCGCCGGCGAGGCCTGCCTGATCCCCACGGCCAGCGAGCGCGCGCGCTTTCTCGAGTAGGGAGCCCTAGCCGATCCCTCGTCGGCCGGGAAGCTTGTAGGCATGTCGCTTCCCTTCCCCGAATACGACCACCTCGACGGCCTCGCGCTCGCGGATCTCGTGCGACGCGGCGAGGTCTCAGCCGCTGAGGTCACCGAAGCCGCGCTCGCCCGCGTGGCGGCGCGCAATCCGGCGCTCAACGCCATCGTGCGGCCGCTCGATGATCTGGCGCGCGACATGGCGGCGCGGGTCAACCGGCAGTCGCCGTTCGCTGGTGTGCCGATGGCGATCAAGGACCTGCAGGCCACCATTGCCGGCGTGCCCACCAGCCACGGCACGCGGCCCCTGCAGCAGGTGGTGCCCGATCATGACACCGAGCTTGTGGCGCGCTATCGGAAGGCCGGTGCGGTGTTCATCGGTAAATCGAACACGCCGGAGTTCGGGCTCACGCCCTTCACCGAAAGCGAAGCGCTCGGGGCGGCGCGCAATCCGTGGGATGTGTCGCGCACGACCGGTGGATCGAGTGGTGGTTCAGGCGCCGCGGTGGGCGCCCGCATCGTACCCATTGGCCACGGCGGCGACGGCGGCGGCTCGATTCGCATTCCGGCGTCGTGCAACGGCGTCTTCGGCATCAAGCCGACTCGCGGGCGCATGCCCACGGGGCCGGATATTGGCGATGCGTGGCGTGGCTTCGCGCAGGAGCATGTCATCACGGTGAGCGTGCGCGACTCGGCGGCGATGCTGGATGTCACCGCGGGTGCCGATGCGGGAACGCCGGTGGCCTGCCCGCCGCAGGAGGGGCCATTCTTTGATGAGGTCAGCCGCGAGCCTGGCGCCCTGCGCATTGCGGTGACCACCACGCCGTTCTTTGGCGAGACGGTGCATCCCGACTGTGTTGCCGCACTCGACGATGCGGCGGCGCTGCTCGCGTCACTCGGTCATCATGTGGAGCGCGCCGAGCCACAGATCGATGGCCATCGCCTGTCGCGCGCCTTTCTCACGGTGGTCGCGGGCGAGTGTCGCGCCGATATCGAGTGGATGGGGCAACAGCTCAAGCGCGCGCCTCGGAGCGATGATGTGGAAGCCGCGACGTGGGCCCTTGGGCTCGTGGGCCAAGCGTATGGCGCCAGCGATTACGCGGTCGCCGCGCGCCAGTTGCAGGAGGCGGGGCGCACCATGGGCGCCTTTCACCAGCGCTACGATCTGCTCGTCACGCCCACGCTGGGCGCACCACCCTTCCCCATCGGCGCGCTGCAGCCGTCGAGCGCGGAGCGCGCGGCGCTCACGCTGTTCGGCAAGCTTGGTCTGGGTGGCGTCCTCAAGGCCGCAGGGCTGCTCGATGAGACGGCCAAGAAAGTGTTCGGCTTCATTCCCTACACGCCGCTCTTCAACGTGACCGGGCAGCCGGCGATGAGTGTGCCGCTCTACTGGAACGCGCAGGGGCTGCCGATCGGGACGCAGATCGTCGCGCCGTTTGGCGACGAGGCCACGCTGTTTCGCGTGGCGGGGCAATTGGAACGCGCGCGACCGTGGGCCGCGCGCGTTCCCGCCTGCGTCACTTCTTGAGCGTCGCGCCCGCGAGCTTGCCCACCGCACCCAACGTGGTCTGCGCCGCGTTGAGCCCGAGGCGGAAGTCGGCATCGGTGAACGTCTTGAACAGGTCGGTCGGCTGGTGCCAGTGCGGGTCCCAGCCGCTGCCGACCTGTGTGCCGCGCTCGTTCTCACGCAGGCTGATGGCCGGGATGAGATCCTGGAACGGCCCGGAGTCGGTGTTGGTCATGTGCGGACCGACCTGCGCCGGATAGTCGGTCGCGTACTTCTCGTTGGACGTGTGGAAGAACCACGCCAGCTCCGCACTCTGCTTGGCCATCTTGGAGTTTGACTGGAACTCGATGTTCACATCGGCCTCGGGGCGCTGCTCGGCGCGCATGGTGCCATCGGGGTTGGGCATGCCATGGTCGAACATCATCATGTCGTGCTGGATCATGCCGAGCCACTTGGGTTCGGGATACTTGCCCGAGCCCTTGGGCTGCTCGACGCCCTGCAGCTTGGCGCGCTGATCGACATAGGCGCGCGCGCCATTGAGGCCACTCTCTTCGTTGTTCCAGAGCACGAAGCGGATGGAGCGCTCGGTCTGCACGGCCGGATCACTGAAGATGCGCGCGAGCTCCATCACGATGGCCGAGCCCGATGCGTCGTCGTTGGCGGCCTCGCCCCAGCCGATGCCGTCCATGTGGCCACCCACGATGTACATCTCCTCGGGGTGCGTGGTGCCGATCTTGGTGCAGTAGACCTCCTGCCGTTCGCCGTCCACGCTCGGCTCGGCGTTGAGGGCGCGCAGGCGGGCATCGGGCTGGCGGAGCGAGTCGCTGTTCACACCGGTGCGCGTGCGCACGCCGCGCGCCCGCCCACCACCGGCGGCGGTGTTGTTCACCGGACGATTGACGCCCGTATTGGCGGCCGGCGCGGCCGGTGCCGCTCCCCCCGCAGGGCGCGGCTGCGGGGTCGGCGCCTTGTACTCGTAGGTGATGCGCTCGGTGTTGGTGCAGCCGTAGCTCTTGAGCTGCGCCTCGATCCAGTCCACGGCGTCGCGATTGCGCTTGGTGCCCTGCCGGCGGTCGCCAAAGGCGGTGAGCCCCTTGATCGTGGCCTTGTACTTCTCGAGGTCGAGGCGCGACACCATCAGCGCCACCGGGTCGGCGGAGTCGATGGGGGCCGGGGTGTTGCGCAGGACGTTCCCCTGCGCGAACCCCAGGGAGGGGGTGGCGAGCAACGCCACGGCGAGCAGCGATCGGCGGGACATGGGCAGATGGGAGAGGCGGGTGGGACGAAGGCAACGAGACCCTTCAAACCCTGCAGACGGCTACCACCGTCGAAGCGTTGGCGGCACACGGACCCTGAAACCTGCGGTCCCGGGGGCCGTCCTGTCCAACGACCCTTTTCCGGATCCATCATGATCCTTGTTCCTTTGTCCCGCTCGCTGTCCGGCCGCCGCTCGCTGGCCGCGCTGGCGCTGTCGGCGCTCCCCGCCTGGCATGCGCTCCATGCGCAGACCGAACGTCGTACCGTGAGCGGCCGCGAGGTGGCGTTCTACAACATCGCCGGCACCGTCCAGATCGCGCATGGTAGTGGCCGCGAGGTAGAGTTCGAGATCACCCGCCGCGGGCGCGACGCGAGCAAGCTGCGCATCGAGACGGGCACCGTGCGCGGCAAGCCCACGTTGCGCGTGATCTACCCGGATGACGACATCGTGTATCGGGACTGGAATCGCGGCAGCGGGAGCAACCGCGACGATGATCGCGGACGCGACCGTCGCTGGGGGCGAAACTGGGGCACCAGCAACACGTCGAGCTCCATCAACGACGATGGAACGTGGGGCGGCGAACGGGGATGGACGGGGCGTCGCCGCGTGAAGGTGACGAGCAGCGGCAGTGGCCTCGAAGCGTGGGCGGACATTCGCGTGCTGGTGCCCGATGGGCAGGTGCTCGACGCCAATCTGCTGGTGGGTGAACTGCGCGCGAGCGATGTAGACGCCGAGTTGCATCTCGATGTGGCGTCGGCGCGCGTCGTCACCGATCGCACGCGTGGGGTGCTGATCATCGATACCGGCTCGGGTGGCGTGGACGTGCGCGACGCGCGCGGCCCGCGGCTGAGCGTTGACGTGGGTTCGGGTGGCGTGGCGCTCGATGGCGTGCGCAGCGACGACTGCCGCATCGACACGGGCTCGGGGGGCATCACCGGCACGGGCGTCGCCTGCGGCCGCCTCACGGTCGATGTCGGATCGGGGAGCGTACGGCTGGCCGATGCCAGCGGTGATGACATCAGCGTCGACGCCGGCAGCGGCGGCGTGGATCTCAGCCTGCGCTCGTCTCCGCGGAACGTGAGCATCGAGTCGGGATCGGGTCGAGTCACGGTGGCGCTGCCGAGCAACTACGACGGCAGTGTCGACGTCGAAACCGGGAGCGGCGGCATCTCCACCGACTTTGCGGTACGCACGACGCGCGTCGAGCGGAACACACTGCGTGGGACGATCGGCGACGGTCGCGGTCGCTTGCGCATCGAGACCGGATCTGGTGGCGTCCGCTTGCGCCGCGCCGGCTCCTGACGCACTTTCGGTTGTCGGACGATCCGCAACGGATCGCCCATCCCGCTGTCACGTCGCCACGCGACCTCGCGATTCTGGTGCTTCGATGATTCTGCTGCCGGTCTCACAGTCCAAGACTTTCGAAGCAGGCTCCGTGAGCTGGTAGCGACCTCCCGTCGCGCCGCGCAATCAGTGCCCCACCCTGCTTCGAGCATCGGTGGGGCGCTTCTTTTTTCGTGAGAGCGGATATGAGCGGGATGACCGAAGCCTTGCAGGACACCACCGTGGCGCCACGTCCGTGGTAGCACGATGTGCGCGACGCGCTGCGCGGGACGCCCCACGACTACACGAGCGGGTCCATCAGCCGGGCCATCGTGCTGCTGGCGATCCCGATGGTGCTGGAGATGCTCATGGAGAGCCTCTTCGCGCTGTCGGATGTGTTCTTCGTGAGCCGGCTTGGGGCGAGCGCCGTCGCCACGGTGGGGCTCACCGAGTCGATGATGATCGTGGTGTACACCCTGGCGATGGGGCTGGCCATTGGCGGCAGCGCCATGGTCGCGCGACGTGTGGGCGAGAAGGATCCCGCGGCGGCGGCGCGGGCCGCGGCGCAGGCACTCATTTTGGGCGCCATCGCCTCGGCTGTGCTGGGGCTCACGGGCGCCCTCTTCGCGCCACAGCTCCTGCGGCTCATGGGCGCGGCGCCGGACGTCCTGGCCACCGGCACGACCTTTACCCGCGTCATGCTCGGCGGGAGCGGGACCGCCTTTCTGCTGTTCGTCGTGAATTCGGCGTTCCGCGGAGCCGGTGATGCGGCCGTGTCGATGCGCGTGCTCTGGCTCGCCAATGGCCTGAACATCGTGCTGGGGCCCATGCTGATCTTTGGCCTCGGTCCGTTCCCCGAGCTTGGCGTGACGGGCGCCGCGGTGGCGACCACGATCGGCCGCGGCATCGGCCTGCTCTTCGCGCTGCGCATCCTGACGCGCGGCGCGGGGCATCTGCGCGTGGCGCGGGAGCATCTGGTCGTGGAGCTCAGCACCATGCGTACGCTGCTGCGGCTCTCCGTGAATGCGACCTTTCAGGTGCTCGTGGGGAGCTTGAGCTGGATGGTGCTCATCCGGCTGATGGCAGGCTTCGGGAGCGCAGCGATGGCCGGCTACACGATTGCGGTGCGCATGGTGATGTTCTGCCTGCTGCCGGCGTGGGGGCTGGGGAACGCGGCCGCCACGATGGTCGGTCAGGCGCTCGGCGCACGCAATCCGGAACGCGCCAAGGCCGCCGTGTGGACGGCGGCCCGCTACAACGTGGCGTTTCTGGGCGCGGTGGGGGTGCTCTTCGTGGTGGCCACGACGCCCATCGTGGCGCTGTTTACGCATGACACGGCCGTGCATGATGTGGCGGTGCCCGGGCTTCGGTTGATGGCGTTCGGCTTCCCGCTGTACGCCTTCGGCATGGTGCTCACGCAGGCGTTCAACGGCGCGGGCGATACGCGCACTCCGACCCGCATCAACATCGCCGTCTTCTGGATCTTCGAGTTGCCGCTGGCATGGGCCCTGGCGCACTACACCACGCTGGGGCCGCAGGGCGTGTTCGTGAGCGTGCTGTGCGCGTACTCCCTGCTCGCCGGCGTGAGCGCGGTGGCGTTCCGTCGCGGACGGTGGCAAGGCACCGCGGTGTGATCGCACCGCGAGGCGCGGTGACGCGGTTACGGTGTGGTCAGCAGGTCGAGCAAGCGGCCGCGGAACCCGAACTCCCACGCGGTACCGTAGCGGATATCGGCCAGGCGGAAGCGCCCACCCTGGTTCACCACGACCACGGTGTCCTTCCACTCCACCGGCGGCTTCTGCGTGTCGTTGGTGAATTGCACCACGACCAACGTCGTATCACCTCGGGCGACGGAGTCCTTCACCACCGACGCCGTGCGGCCCTCGAACAGGCTGCTGAAGATGTCCCCGTCGGCAAAGGGCGGCTTCTCGCCGGGCGCGCTCGTCTCGGCCGATTCTCTCATGGCACGTGCACGATCGAGCGCGTGCGCGAGGGAATCGGCGAGGTAAGGCGTGAGGGCCGTCAGCTGCGCCGCATCGGGAACGCGGTGCACCCCTGCCGCGTCGAGCACGGCGTAGAACTGCGTGACCGCTTCGGTCGCGTTGGCGGCCGGCCGACCGCAGTCGGCAAGGCTCCCCGCTAGCGCCGCGGCGAGCACCGCCCGGCCAGCCAGTTGCACGATGCGCGGGCTCATGCGGCGCGGGCTGCGCTCAGCCGCCGCGCCGGGCGCTGCTCGAGTTCCATCACGCGCAGCTGGCCGCCGATTGTCGCGTAGACCATGACGAGCACGATCGACAGGACGTGGAACCACGACGGGCGCAGGTCCCACTGGTGCATGCCGGCCCATGTGGTGGCGATCAGCCCCAGCACGCCCAGCATGGTCGTGTGCACCCGTGGATGCGATGGCGCGAGCCGCGCGCACAGATAGCAGCCGCCGATCGCGTACAGCGCGACATAGGCCATCATGAGCAGCAGCACGGGCGCGCTCTGCGTGCCGCCGTTGGCGTCGTAGAGCGACGGCACGGCCACGTGCAGGGCGAGATCGGTGCCCAGCGTAAGTGCGGCGATGAGGACGAACCCCGTCGCAATGGCGAACAGGCTGCGGCCCATGGAGAGCTGGCGGGTGGGAACGGCAGGGGAGTGCCCCGACTATGCACTGCGTTCACGCACTACACCAGAGCTCGCATGCAATCATCGCGTGCGGCCTGGCGAGGCCGCCGCGAGCGGTTTGCGGCGTTCCGGCACCCGATCCGTGAGCGGGCGGGGCTGAAACGCTGGTTGGAAGCGACAGCCGGTCGCGGGCTGGAAGGCCGCGGCCACCTGCGGGCAGGACGCGGCCACCTCGCTCGCAGCGGGGCGCCGGCCGGTATCCAGCCAGCGCTCGAGCGCCATCAGCGCGGTCACGTACGCGGCGTCCGTCAGATAACTGTGCTCCGCGTCGCTGGTGAAGAGCTGAAGCAGCCAGGTGCTGCGACCAGCGCGCGTCACCGTGTTGCGGAAGGTGTCCTCAAGTTCCACGAACGCCGTCGGGTCATCGATTGCGTGCATCGTGAGCGTGGGCACCTCGAGCGTGCCGCGCGGATCGGCGTCGGCGGCCAGACGGGCGACCGCCGAGCTGTCGGCCGTATAGCGGGCGACCTGCGTGTTGAGCGCCGCGCCCTTCACCGTGCCCGGATATGTGACGCCGACGGTAGAAAACGGATTGGCGCCGTTCGTGCGCTTCTGTACGATGTCCTGAAAGTGCCAGGTGCCCCAGTTGAGATGCGCGATGAGCGTGCGCTCCGGCACCTTCACCGCCGTTAGAATCGTGGCGAGACGCTCAGCCTGTTGCGGCGTGCGCGCGCCGGCCGGCTGCCGTACTCCGGTGCACGCATCCACGCGATCGGCGAGTTGTGCGCGCGTGAGCGTAGCGCCCGGCGGAAGCCCCATCCACAGCGGATACGCGGGCTCATCGGCGCGCGGATGATCGCCGCACACCGCCTGGTACACGACCCGCAGATCCATGCGGAAGTCGTAGGAGTACGTCGCCCCTCCCAAGACGCCGCTGGTGAGCAGCACGCCATCGAACGCGCGACGGCCATCGGCGCCGGGGGCATTGAACTGCTCCGCCGCACGCGCCGCCACGCCGGCGCCCCATGATTGGCCGTGGAGCACCGTGCGTGTGGGGGCACCAAACTGGGCCACGAACAGATCGCGACTGCGACGCACATCGTCGGCCGCCGACAGTACCGCCACCCCGCCCTGATGGTACGACGACGCCACCATCGCATAGCCGAGTGTGGGCCAGATGGCCCATCGCGTCACGTCATCGGCGGTGCGCTTGGCATCAGGCGCGCCGAGTTCGGGACCACCGTGCGCGTGCACCACGAGCTTGCGGTTCCACTGCGCCGGCATGACCACCCAGTAGTACGCGCCTGCACTGTCTTTGCCACTGTAACAGGCGGCCGACGAGGGGACGGCCGATGGACACGGCGTCGGGGTGGCCTGCGCAGACAACCGACCGGCCGCCGCGACGAGACCGACCGCAAGCGCAACGACACGGCGAACGACGGGGGGGCGAGGCATGCGACCCGCTCAGGCAGTTATGGGCGCGCGCTGCTGCAACTCGCGCCGCAGCAACCAGAGCGTGAAGCCGGCCTGGAACGCCACGGTCACCACGGACAGCGTCCACACATGCATCAACTGAAATCCCGGCTGGCGCGCGAGCCAGAGCGCCGGAATGGCGTAGGTGAGGAGGCGTGTCGCGCTGCTGATGAGGGAGGGCACGGTATTGCCGAGCGCCTGGAACATGCCGCTGCAGGTGAAGAGCAGCCCCGACGCGACGAAGTTCCACGAGATCGTCTTGAGAAATGTCGCCGCGACAGCCACCACCGGCGCTTCCTCGGTGAAGCCCTGCACGAACAACTCGGGGCGCCACTGACACACCAGCGTGAGCACGAACATCAGCCCACTGCCCATGATCGCGGCCCATTTGAAC
Protein-coding regions in this window:
- a CDS encoding DCC1-like thiol-disulfide oxidoreductase family protein is translated as MQFVLAREAPTRRAGLRFAPLQGTFGQQVRLAHPSLNGVDSVIWYDPARDVTLVRSAAGLAVLRHLGGWWGVLGAIGRWVPRPLRDAVYNAVARNRHRLAGEACLIPTASERARFLE
- a CDS encoding amidase gives rise to the protein MSLPFPEYDHLDGLALADLVRRGEVSAAEVTEAALARVAARNPALNAIVRPLDDLARDMAARVNRQSPFAGVPMAIKDLQATIAGVPTSHGTRPLQQVVPDHDTELVARYRKAGAVFIGKSNTPEFGLTPFTESEALGAARNPWDVSRTTGGSSGGSGAAVGARIVPIGHGGDGGGSIRIPASCNGVFGIKPTRGRMPTGPDIGDAWRGFAQEHVITVSVRDSAAMLDVTAGADAGTPVACPPQEGPFFDEVSREPGALRIAVTTTPFFGETVHPDCVAALDDAAALLASLGHHVERAEPQIDGHRLSRAFLTVVAGECRADIEWMGQQLKRAPRSDDVEAATWALGLVGQAYGASDYAVAARQLQEAGRTMGAFHQRYDLLVTPTLGAPPFPIGALQPSSAERAALTLFGKLGLGGVLKAAGLLDETAKKVFGFIPYTPLFNVTGQPAMSVPLYWNAQGLPIGTQIVAPFGDEATLFRVAGQLERARPWAARVPACVTS
- a CDS encoding Zn-dependent exopeptidase M28, which encodes MSRRSLLAVALLATPSLGFAQGNVLRNTPAPIDSADPVALMVSRLDLEKYKATIKGLTAFGDRRQGTKRNRDAVDWIEAQLKSYGCTNTERITYEYKAPTPQPRPAGGAAPAAPAANTGVNRPVNNTAAGGGRARGVRTRTGVNSDSLRQPDARLRALNAEPSVDGERQEVYCTKIGTTHPEEMYIVGGHMDGIGWGEAANDDASGSAIVMELARIFSDPAVQTERSIRFVLWNNEESGLNGARAYVDQRAKLQGVEQPKGSGKYPEPKWLGMIQHDMMMFDHGMPNPDGTMRAEQRPEADVNIEFQSNSKMAKQSAELAWFFHTSNEKYATDYPAQVGPHMTNTDSGPFQDLIPAISLRENERGTQVGSGWDPHWHQPTDLFKTFTDADFRLGLNAAQTTLGAVGKLAGATLKK
- a CDS encoding DUF4097 domain-containing protein; this encodes MILVPLSRSLSGRRSLAALALSALPAWHALHAQTERRTVSGREVAFYNIAGTVQIAHGSGREVEFEITRRGRDASKLRIETGTVRGKPTLRVIYPDDDIVYRDWNRGSGSNRDDDRGRDRRWGRNWGTSNTSSSINDDGTWGGERGWTGRRRVKVTSSGSGLEAWADIRVLVPDGQVLDANLLVGELRASDVDAELHLDVASARVVTDRTRGVLIIDTGSGGVDVRDARGPRLSVDVGSGGVALDGVRSDDCRIDTGSGGITGTGVACGRLTVDVGSGSVRLADASGDDISVDAGSGGVDLSLRSSPRNVSIESGSGRVTVALPSNYDGSVDVETGSGGISTDFAVRTTRVERNTLRGTIGDGRGRLRIETGSGGVRLRRAGS
- a CDS encoding MATE family efflux transporter encodes the protein MRDALRGTPHDYTSGSISRAIVLLAIPMVLEMLMESLFALSDVFFVSRLGASAVATVGLTESMMIVVYTLAMGLAIGGSAMVARRVGEKDPAAAARAAAQALILGAIASAVLGLTGALFAPQLLRLMGAAPDVLATGTTFTRVMLGGSGTAFLLFVVNSAFRGAGDAAVSMRVLWLANGLNIVLGPMLIFGLGPFPELGVTGAAVATTIGRGIGLLFALRILTRGAGHLRVAREHLVVELSTMRTLLRLSVNATFQVLVGSLSWMVLIRLMAGFGSAAMAGYTIAVRMVMFCLLPAWGLGNAAATMVGQALGARNPERAKAAVWTAARYNVAFLGAVGVLFVVATTPIVALFTHDTAVHDVAVPGLRLMAFGFPLYAFGMVLTQAFNGAGDTRTPTRINIAVFWIFELPLAWALAHYTTLGPQGVFVSVLCAYSLLAGVSAVAFRRGRWQGTAV